In Arthrobacter sp. PAMC25284, a single genomic region encodes these proteins:
- a CDS encoding YceI family protein — protein MALPANVTTGTWTLDNSHSEIAFTVRHAGISKVRGQFKDAAATLDLTDDVAGSTVSARIQTASFDSGDANRDGHVRGEDFFDVENFPEISFVSSSLVPKGDAYELQGELTIKGVSLPIALDTEFNGVAVDPFGQTRAGVSAVTTISRKEFGLTWNAMLEAGGVLISDKVAVNLELAFIAPAA, from the coding sequence ATGGCACTTCCCGCCAACGTCACAACCGGCACCTGGACCCTCGACAACTCACACAGCGAGATCGCCTTCACCGTCCGCCATGCCGGCATCAGCAAAGTCCGCGGCCAGTTTAAGGACGCCGCAGCCACCCTGGACCTGACCGACGATGTCGCCGGCTCCACGGTCAGCGCCAGGATCCAGACCGCCAGCTTCGACTCCGGCGACGCGAATCGTGACGGTCACGTCCGCGGCGAGGACTTCTTCGACGTCGAGAACTTCCCGGAGATCTCCTTCGTCTCCAGCAGCCTCGTTCCGAAGGGCGACGCATACGAGCTCCAGGGCGAACTCACGATCAAGGGAGTAAGCCTCCCCATCGCCCTCGACACCGAGTTCAATGGCGTGGCCGTGGATCCCTTCGGCCAGACCCGCGCGGGCGTCAGCGCCGTGACCACCATCAGCCGCAAGGAATTTGGCCTGACGTGGAACGCCATGCTCGAGGCCGGCGGCGTCCTGATCAGCGACAAGGTCGCTGTCAACCTGGAGCTTGCGTTCATCGCTCCCGCTGCCTAG
- a CDS encoding histidine phosphatase family protein, giving the protein MPQATVHLLRHGEVHNPDRVLYGRLPDFHLSELGQEMAGVLAGHFSDRAAQGAKLVHLVASPLTRAQETAQPIADALNLEIVTEARIIEAANYFEGLKVSKAELLKPKHWVHLRNPLRPSWGEPYKEQSARVLAAVQDARLKAIELGGDGAEAILVSHQLPIWATRLSAENKPLWHDPRKRECTLTSLTSLVFDDAGTIVRVDYSEPAAALLPGAASTPGA; this is encoded by the coding sequence ATGCCCCAAGCAACCGTTCATCTGCTCCGCCACGGCGAGGTCCATAATCCCGATCGCGTCCTGTATGGCAGGCTGCCGGATTTTCACCTCTCCGAACTCGGTCAGGAGATGGCCGGAGTCCTGGCAGGCCACTTCAGCGACCGTGCCGCTCAGGGAGCGAAACTCGTGCACCTTGTGGCATCCCCGCTGACCCGGGCCCAGGAGACCGCACAGCCGATCGCCGACGCGCTCAACCTTGAGATCGTGACCGAGGCCCGGATCATTGAGGCGGCCAACTACTTCGAAGGGCTCAAGGTTTCCAAAGCTGAGCTCCTGAAGCCCAAGCATTGGGTCCATCTCCGGAACCCCCTCCGCCCGTCCTGGGGCGAGCCGTACAAGGAGCAGTCCGCCCGAGTCCTGGCAGCCGTGCAGGATGCGCGCCTCAAAGCCATCGAGCTCGGCGGCGACGGGGCCGAAGCCATTCTCGTCAGCCACCAGCTCCCCATCTGGGCTACCCGCCTGAGCGCCGAAAATAAGCCCCTGTGGCACGACCCGCGCAAGCGCGAGTGCACACTGACGTCCCTCACCTCCCTCGTGTTCGACGACGCCGGAACGATCGTCCGTGTTGACTACAGCGAGCCCGCTGCCGCACTTCTCCCCGGTGCCGCCAGCACGCCAGGAGCCTGA
- a CDS encoding TlpA disulfide reductase family protein: protein MPRSYAAQAPSRRSVLTAGGSALAVVLGLSGCAQEDALAKQAKAGDNKNYVAGDGSVTEFAVADRKNPVVIEGTLFDGTAVTPDAFQGKVTVLNFWFAACAPCRVEAPALEALHQEFKSQGVQFFGVNLRDEKATAEAFDKTFNLTYPSFNDKDGAVLLAVSGLVPPGAVPTTLVLDKQGRVASRVLGEIQPGTLKSLIAAAVAE, encoded by the coding sequence ATGCCACGCAGCTACGCCGCTCAAGCCCCGTCACGCCGCTCCGTCCTGACCGCCGGTGGATCGGCCCTGGCTGTGGTGCTGGGCCTGTCCGGCTGCGCCCAGGAAGACGCCCTCGCCAAACAGGCCAAAGCCGGAGACAACAAAAACTACGTTGCCGGCGACGGATCGGTGACGGAATTCGCTGTTGCCGACCGAAAAAATCCGGTTGTTATCGAGGGAACACTGTTCGATGGAACGGCTGTGACGCCGGACGCTTTTCAGGGCAAGGTCACCGTCCTGAACTTCTGGTTCGCGGCCTGCGCCCCCTGCCGGGTGGAAGCGCCCGCGCTGGAGGCCCTGCATCAGGAATTCAAAAGCCAGGGTGTTCAGTTTTTCGGCGTGAACCTTCGCGATGAGAAAGCCACCGCCGAAGCGTTCGACAAAACGTTTAACCTCACGTACCCGAGCTTCAACGACAAAGACGGCGCGGTGCTCCTGGCCGTTTCCGGTCTGGTACCGCCGGGCGCCGTGCCCACCACTCTCGTACTGGACAAGCAGGGCAGAGTCGCCTCCCGCGTCCTCGGTGAAATCCAGCCGGGCACGCTCAAGTCCCTCATCGCCGCCGCCGTGGCAGAGTAG
- a CDS encoding cytochrome c biogenesis CcdA family protein, whose protein sequence is MNSPFAEAILSGSLLLAVPVALLAGLVSFLSPCVLPLVPGYLGYVTGLTGVDLQQQKRGRMLAGIGLFVLGFSVIFVLLGGAFGQLGTLITGSQNQWIIQLLGVLVIIMGVVFMGGFGWFQRDAKIQAKPPAGLWGAPLLGITFGLGWAPCIGPTYSAVQLLSLSGGSSAAKGAFLAFVYSLGLGIPFLLIALAVRRGIGVMSFFRKHRLAIQRTGGGILIVLGLLMASGVWGTWVSELQYWFQTDVKLPI, encoded by the coding sequence GTGAACAGCCCCTTCGCCGAGGCCATTCTTAGCGGCTCGCTATTGCTGGCTGTCCCGGTAGCCCTGCTCGCCGGCCTGGTCTCGTTCCTTTCGCCGTGCGTGCTGCCGCTCGTGCCCGGTTACCTGGGCTACGTGACGGGGCTGACCGGCGTTGACCTCCAACAGCAAAAACGCGGCCGTATGCTGGCCGGTATCGGGCTCTTTGTTTTGGGTTTTTCGGTGATTTTTGTGCTGCTCGGCGGGGCCTTTGGGCAGTTGGGGACGCTGATCACCGGATCGCAAAACCAGTGGATTATCCAGCTCCTCGGCGTCCTGGTGATCATCATGGGGGTCGTTTTTATGGGCGGATTCGGTTGGTTCCAGCGCGACGCCAAAATCCAGGCCAAGCCCCCTGCCGGACTATGGGGCGCGCCGTTGCTGGGCATCACCTTCGGGCTCGGCTGGGCGCCGTGCATCGGGCCGACTTATTCGGCTGTGCAATTGCTCAGCCTGTCCGGCGGATCGTCGGCGGCGAAGGGGGCGTTCCTGGCGTTCGTGTATAGCCTTGGGCTGGGCATTCCCTTCCTGCTGATCGCGCTGGCCGTCCGCCGCGGGATCGGTGTGATGTCCTTCTTCCGCAAGCACCGGCTCGCCATCCAGCGCACCGGCGGCGGCATCCTGATCGTGCTGGGCCTGCTGATGGCCAGCGGCGTGTGGGGGACTTGGGTCTCCGAGTTGCAGTACTGGTTCCAAACCGATGTGAAATTGCCGATCTGA
- a CDS encoding cytochrome c biogenesis protein ResB — MSERVNENNKSWTAGAASDADTVAAGPASPASTDGQPGVDALAAAKTDAVLPALGPMGMLRWAWTQLTSMRTALFLLLLLAVAAVPGSLFPQRPANPSIVTQYIKDRPEYGKLLDSLQLYDVYSSAWFSAIYILLFISLIGCVVPRAIVHYKAMRSQPPRTPARLSRLPENGTLVIPADAGIPASDAIKDAAAILKKRGYRVDIRDSDGARPSVGAERGLLKEAGNLVFHTSLIGVLISVAAGGLFGYSGQRILVEGDTFVNTLVGYDQFTPGTNFQSSQLQPYSVQLEKFNITFDRESQGKFGQPIDFTAEVTTKDDPDAPAKQEVLKVNDPLTLGDTSVYLTGNGYAPVVTVRDGDGNIALQGPVIAKLQGDNYYSSVVIKVPDAKPDQLAFAGFFLPTAFITDEGVSFSGDPELINPQLTLNSYYGNLGLDEGAPQNVFELDVKDLTRLNARDLDTKGIILVPGSTQVLPDGKGTITFDGIKRYIGVDIHHNPGQLYALIFALLAVAGLVTSLYVNRRRVWVCTAAHAGGGTMVEYGLLARGEDHRLAGEASAIRKLLAAQWDLAPDTSAAEGAAAETSSQSAPSPAADNDRAAAGRIATDPSGAGNQNESPEPAAGLTPSTTGSPEPKKDQ; from the coding sequence ATGAGCGAGCGAGTGAACGAAAACAACAAGTCCTGGACCGCCGGCGCAGCGTCCGACGCGGACACGGTGGCCGCCGGCCCCGCCTCACCGGCCAGCACAGACGGTCAGCCAGGCGTGGACGCCCTGGCTGCGGCCAAGACCGACGCCGTCCTGCCGGCTCTGGGACCAATGGGCATGCTCCGCTGGGCCTGGACCCAGCTGACGAGTATGCGGACCGCACTGTTCCTGCTGCTGCTGCTGGCTGTCGCGGCCGTTCCGGGTTCCCTGTTCCCGCAGCGGCCGGCCAATCCTTCGATCGTCACGCAGTACATCAAAGACCGGCCGGAGTACGGGAAGCTCCTGGATTCGCTGCAGCTCTACGATGTGTACTCCTCGGCCTGGTTCTCCGCCATCTATATCCTGCTGTTCATCTCACTGATCGGCTGCGTCGTGCCGCGGGCCATCGTGCACTACAAGGCGATGCGCTCCCAGCCTCCGCGCACTCCCGCGCGGCTCTCCCGGCTGCCTGAAAACGGGACTCTGGTGATCCCCGCCGACGCCGGGATCCCGGCGTCGGACGCCATCAAGGACGCGGCAGCAATTCTGAAGAAGCGCGGCTACCGCGTGGACATCCGGGACAGCGACGGCGCGCGGCCATCCGTGGGAGCCGAGCGCGGCCTGCTGAAGGAAGCCGGCAACCTGGTCTTCCACACATCATTGATCGGCGTCCTGATCTCCGTCGCGGCCGGTGGCCTGTTCGGCTACAGCGGCCAGCGGATCCTGGTCGAGGGAGACACCTTCGTGAATACGCTGGTGGGCTATGACCAGTTCACGCCCGGCACCAACTTCCAGAGCAGCCAACTCCAGCCCTACTCCGTCCAGCTGGAAAAGTTCAACATCACCTTCGACCGCGAATCCCAGGGCAAGTTCGGACAGCCCATTGATTTCACGGCCGAGGTGACCACCAAGGACGATCCGGACGCGCCCGCCAAGCAGGAAGTGCTTAAGGTCAACGATCCGCTGACCCTCGGAGACACGAGCGTTTACCTGACCGGCAACGGCTACGCCCCGGTCGTCACCGTCCGCGACGGCGACGGCAACATCGCCCTGCAGGGACCGGTGATCGCCAAGCTGCAGGGTGATAACTACTATTCCTCCGTCGTGATCAAAGTTCCCGATGCTAAGCCGGACCAGCTCGCCTTCGCCGGCTTCTTCCTGCCCACCGCGTTCATCACCGACGAGGGCGTCTCCTTCAGCGGCGATCCCGAGCTGATCAACCCGCAACTGACGCTGAACTCGTACTACGGCAACCTCGGCCTCGACGAGGGTGCCCCACAGAACGTCTTCGAGCTGGATGTCAAGGACCTGACGCGGCTCAACGCGCGGGACCTGGATACCAAGGGCATTATATTGGTGCCCGGCAGCACGCAGGTCCTCCCGGACGGCAAGGGCACCATCACCTTCGACGGCATCAAGCGCTACATCGGCGTCGATATCCACCACAACCCCGGCCAGCTCTACGCGCTCATCTTTGCCCTCCTGGCCGTGGCCGGCCTCGTCACGTCGCTGTACGTGAACCGCCGCCGGGTCTGGGTCTGCACTGCTGCCCACGCGGGCGGCGGCACGATGGTGGAATACGGCCTCCTGGCCCGCGGCGAGGACCACCGGCTCGCCGGTGAAGCCTCCGCCATCCGCAAGCTCCTGGCTGCTCAATGGGATCTGGCGCCTGATACTTCCGCCGCTGAAGGAGCTGCTGCTGAAACATCCTCACAGTCTGCTCCCAGCCCCGCAGCGGATAATGACCGGGCTGCAGCCGGCCGGATTGCCACCGACCCGTCCGGCGCCGGTAACCAGAACGAATCCCCGGAGCCAGCAGCCGGCCTGACCCCGTCAACAACCGGCTCACCCGAGCCAAAGAAGGATCAGTAA
- a CDS encoding PLD nuclease N-terminal domain-containing protein, whose amino-acid sequence MLRVVVVVAVLVVFVYGLIDVIRTDARQTKGISKPAWIVVQVVLPVIGAVLWFLIGRPKGTGPRAQQVPPTRRAG is encoded by the coding sequence ATGCTCCGTGTTGTAGTTGTGGTCGCCGTTCTCGTCGTATTTGTCTATGGACTCATCGATGTGATCCGGACTGACGCGCGCCAGACGAAGGGAATCTCCAAGCCTGCCTGGATAGTCGTGCAGGTCGTCCTCCCCGTCATCGGCGCCGTCCTCTGGTTCCTGATCGGCCGCCCTAAAGGCACGGGCCCCCGCGCCCAGCAAGTACCGCCAACCCGTCGCGCCGGATGA
- a CDS encoding DUF4229 domain-containing protein → MAFLKYTLIRLALFVPLFAVFVYLQLGWLLAVVCAGTMAFAISYLFFKKQRDAATANLHERFSGKAKPLRSAGEVADADAEDRLVDAHPDVTVRRDKRPEDS, encoded by the coding sequence GTGGCTTTCCTCAAATACACCCTGATCCGTCTGGCGCTTTTTGTGCCGTTGTTCGCCGTCTTCGTATACCTGCAGCTTGGCTGGCTGCTCGCCGTCGTATGCGCCGGTACGATGGCTTTCGCCATCAGCTACCTGTTCTTCAAAAAGCAGCGGGACGCCGCGACGGCGAACCTGCACGAGCGCTTCTCGGGCAAGGCCAAACCGCTCCGCAGTGCCGGGGAAGTTGCCGACGCCGACGCCGAAGACCGCCTGGTCGATGCCCATCCGGACGTTACCGTCCGCCGGGACAAGCGCCCCGAGGACTCCTAG
- a CDS encoding 1,4-dihydroxy-2-naphthoate polyprenyltransferase, translating into MATAAQWTQGARLRTLPAAIAPVLIGTAAAYELGSFRPVNAVLAALVALLLQIGVNYANDYSDGIRGTDEDRVGPLRLVGSGAAKPEHVKWAAFGAFGIAMLFGLALVIITQAWWLILVGLGCVLAAWGYTGGKNPYGYLGLGDVFVFVFFGLVATLGTTYTQAGQLSLPAVIGAIGTGLIADALLMANNVRDIPTDRKAGKKTLAVRLGDKHARESYVLMLALAILLVIVLAPARPWMLIVLLLIPASLMPSWLMISGRRRKSLIPVLKQTGLINLGYAALFSAGLVLSHGF; encoded by the coding sequence GTGGCCACAGCCGCACAATGGACCCAAGGCGCCCGTCTGCGCACCCTTCCCGCCGCGATTGCCCCGGTCCTGATCGGCACCGCGGCCGCTTACGAGCTGGGTTCGTTCCGTCCCGTCAACGCCGTGCTGGCCGCGCTCGTTGCCCTGCTGCTGCAGATCGGGGTGAACTACGCCAATGACTACTCCGACGGCATCCGCGGCACCGATGAGGACCGGGTGGGCCCGCTGCGGCTTGTCGGCTCCGGCGCGGCTAAGCCGGAACACGTCAAGTGGGCGGCCTTTGGGGCGTTCGGGATCGCCATGCTGTTCGGCCTGGCCCTGGTGATCATCACCCAGGCGTGGTGGCTGATCCTGGTGGGGCTGGGCTGCGTTCTGGCGGCCTGGGGGTACACAGGCGGCAAAAACCCGTACGGCTACCTCGGGTTGGGTGACGTGTTTGTGTTTGTCTTCTTCGGGCTCGTGGCCACGCTGGGAACCACGTATACGCAGGCCGGACAACTCAGCCTCCCGGCCGTCATCGGGGCCATCGGCACGGGGCTGATCGCCGACGCACTGCTGATGGCAAACAATGTCCGTGACATCCCCACTGACCGGAAGGCCGGGAAGAAGACCCTGGCCGTGCGGCTCGGGGACAAGCACGCCCGCGAAAGCTACGTGCTGATGCTGGCCCTCGCCATCCTGCTGGTGATAGTCCTGGCTCCCGCGCGGCCATGGATGCTCATTGTGCTGCTCCTCATCCCGGCCAGCCTCATGCCGTCCTGGCTGATGATTTCCGGACGACGCCGCAAGAGCCTCATTCCCGTGCTCAAGCAGACCGGGCTAATCAACCTCGGCTACGCGGCGCTCTTCTCCGCAGGCCTGGTCCTAAGCCACGGCTTCTAA
- a CDS encoding AMP-binding protein — protein sequence MTSGSVISGPLDIDPALKALAAALHGEGPAVELSADQDGNTVVRLVETPGIDDAAIVVRTSGSTGTPKATVLTVEALAASSMATAFALKGEGQWLLALPLQYVAGIQVLVRSLFAGTRPWVMDLSDGFTPEAFTAAALELTDKFRFTSLVPTQLKRLLDSPSPETIAALRRFNAVLIGGAPAAPELLAAARDAGVRVVTTYGAAESCGGCIYDGFPLENVLVRVDAEGRILLGGATLAAGYLGAPDLTAGTFVEEDGVRWYRTGDLGAIDADGKLTVAGRVDDVIITGGVKVSAARVESELEKLDGVLAAFVTGVPSTEWGQAVAAYVALADSSPEGIEAFKAGQHGSWGAALGRKAPKTVQAAAELMMLPNGKPDRLGMAILLDSLHQGR from the coding sequence ATGACTTCTGGATCCGTGATTTCCGGACCCCTGGACATCGACCCCGCGTTGAAGGCTCTGGCCGCCGCCCTCCACGGCGAGGGGCCCGCCGTCGAACTCTCAGCCGATCAGGACGGCAACACCGTGGTACGGCTGGTGGAGACGCCCGGCATCGACGATGCCGCCATCGTGGTGCGGACTTCAGGATCCACCGGCACGCCGAAAGCCACGGTCCTCACCGTCGAGGCGCTCGCCGCGTCCTCGATGGCGACCGCGTTCGCACTCAAGGGGGAAGGGCAATGGCTGTTGGCGTTACCGCTGCAGTATGTGGCAGGCATCCAGGTGTTGGTCCGGTCGTTGTTCGCCGGAACGCGGCCCTGGGTCATGGACCTCAGCGACGGCTTCACGCCCGAGGCGTTCACCGCCGCGGCGCTGGAACTCACCGACAAGTTCCGCTTCACGTCGCTGGTGCCAACCCAGCTTAAACGGCTCCTGGATTCGCCGTCCCCGGAAACCATTGCCGCACTCCGGCGCTTCAACGCAGTCCTGATCGGCGGCGCGCCCGCCGCGCCCGAACTGCTCGCGGCGGCCCGCGACGCCGGGGTCCGGGTTGTGACAACGTACGGCGCCGCGGAATCATGCGGCGGCTGCATCTATGACGGCTTCCCGCTGGAGAACGTCCTGGTCCGGGTGGATGCCGAGGGCCGCATCCTGCTCGGCGGCGCCACCCTCGCCGCGGGATACCTGGGCGCCCCGGACCTGACTGCCGGGACCTTCGTCGAGGAAGATGGCGTCCGCTGGTACCGCACGGGCGACCTGGGTGCCATCGATGCGGACGGGAAACTCACCGTCGCGGGCCGGGTGGATGACGTCATCATCACCGGCGGCGTCAAAGTCTCCGCTGCCCGGGTGGAGTCGGAGTTGGAGAAGCTCGACGGCGTGCTGGCCGCCTTCGTGACCGGCGTCCCGTCTACGGAATGGGGCCAGGCCGTGGCCGCATACGTTGCGCTGGCCGACAGCTCACCGGAGGGTATCGAGGCTTTTAAGGCCGGTCAGCACGGTTCCTGGGGGGCGGCGCTGGGTCGCAAGGCTCCGAAAACCGTGCAGGCCGCGGCAGAATTGATGATGCTCCCGAACGGGAAGCCGGACCGGCTCGGCATGGCCATTCTGCTGGACTCGCTGCATCAGGGAAGATAG
- a CDS encoding 1,4-dihydroxy-2-naphthoyl-CoA synthase, translating to MSNEIPAKVSDVFDPSRWRTVSGFDDFQDMTYHRQVERSADGSILRDLPTVRIAFNRPEVRNAFRPGTVDELYRAMDHARMTPNVATVLLTGNGPSAKDGGQSFCSGGDQRIRGRDGYRYADGETQETVDPARAGRLHILEVQRLMRTMPKVVIAVVNGWAAGGGHSLHVVADLTIASRQHGKFKQTDATVGSFDAGYGSALLARQIGQKAAREIFFLAREYSAEDMVRMGAVNEAVDHDRLEDVALEYAADIARQSPQAIRMLKFAFNLADDGLAGQQVFAGEATRLAYMTDEAVEGKEAFLEKRDPDWSNFPYYF from the coding sequence GTGAGCAACGAAATCCCCGCCAAGGTATCCGACGTCTTCGACCCGTCCCGGTGGCGCACTGTGTCCGGCTTCGACGACTTCCAGGACATGACCTACCACCGGCAGGTGGAACGATCCGCGGACGGATCGATACTCCGGGACCTGCCCACCGTCCGGATCGCGTTCAACCGGCCCGAGGTCCGCAACGCGTTCCGGCCCGGCACCGTGGATGAGCTTTACCGCGCCATGGACCACGCCCGGATGACCCCGAACGTCGCCACCGTGCTGCTCACCGGGAACGGGCCGTCCGCCAAAGACGGCGGGCAGTCCTTCTGCTCCGGCGGGGACCAGCGGATCCGCGGCCGCGACGGATACCGGTACGCAGACGGCGAAACACAGGAGACCGTCGACCCTGCCCGTGCCGGCCGGCTCCACATCCTGGAAGTCCAGCGGCTCATGCGCACCATGCCCAAAGTGGTTATCGCCGTCGTGAACGGCTGGGCGGCGGGCGGCGGCCACTCCCTCCATGTGGTCGCGGACCTCACGATCGCGTCCCGGCAGCATGGAAAGTTCAAGCAGACCGACGCCACGGTCGGCAGTTTCGACGCCGGCTACGGCTCCGCGCTGCTCGCCCGGCAGATCGGCCAGAAGGCCGCCCGCGAGATTTTCTTCCTTGCCCGTGAATATTCTGCCGAGGACATGGTGCGAATGGGCGCCGTCAACGAGGCCGTGGACCACGACCGGCTCGAGGACGTGGCCCTGGAATACGCCGCGGATATCGCCCGGCAGTCCCCGCAGGCGATCCGGATGCTCAAGTTCGCCTTCAATCTGGCCGATGATGGGCTGGCCGGCCAGCAGGTCTTCGCCGGTGAGGCCACGCGTTTGGCCTACATGACGGACGAGGCGGTGGAAGGCAAGGAGGCCTTCCTGGAGAAACGTGATCCGGACTGGTCCAACTTCCCGTACTACTTCTAG
- a CDS encoding CPBP family intramembrane glutamic endopeptidase: MGTALRRPPAPNPELYRFSRLDLTTASLYVAVAGFFTLGGDLLAPLLVQLSPNLAVASYGVNLIFYGTIGVLALAAVRTIAARDVRILATRPWFTLLMVPVSLVAMLILTAVLVALSGPVQTSANQAGLQALMQQVPAWLMVPLLVIVGPFVEEYIFRHLLIGKLSRRINLWACCALSVVLFAALHIVGQEAVTLQALMPYLAMGAVLVFVYVWTGKNVMFAYLVHAAKNLLAVIFIYAVPPDVLEQLQQIQP; encoded by the coding sequence ATGGGCACAGCTCTCCGCAGACCACCGGCGCCGAACCCGGAGCTATACCGGTTCTCCCGTCTCGATTTGACCACCGCCTCGCTCTATGTGGCCGTGGCGGGCTTCTTCACGCTGGGCGGTGATCTGCTGGCTCCGCTGCTGGTCCAGCTCTCGCCCAACCTGGCCGTGGCGTCCTACGGCGTGAACCTGATCTTCTACGGGACCATCGGCGTGCTCGCTTTGGCGGCGGTCCGGACCATCGCGGCACGTGATGTGAGGATTCTCGCCACCCGGCCGTGGTTCACCCTGCTCATGGTTCCGGTGTCGCTGGTGGCGATGCTGATCCTGACGGCGGTTCTGGTAGCGCTCAGCGGCCCGGTCCAGACATCCGCGAACCAGGCCGGTCTACAGGCGCTGATGCAGCAGGTGCCGGCGTGGCTGATGGTGCCCTTGCTGGTGATCGTGGGCCCGTTTGTCGAGGAATACATCTTCCGGCACCTCCTGATCGGAAAACTGAGCCGTCGAATCAACCTCTGGGCCTGCTGCGCGTTGTCCGTGGTGCTGTTCGCGGCCCTGCACATCGTCGGACAGGAAGCCGTGACGCTCCAGGCCCTGATGCCTTATCTCGCGATGGGCGCCGTCCTGGTGTTCGTCTATGTCTGGACGGGAAAGAACGTCATGTTCGCCTACCTCGTCCACGCCGCGAAGAACCTCCTGGCGGTCATTTTCATTTACGCGGTCCCGCCCGACGTCCTTGAGCAACTGCAGCAAATCCAGCCGTAG
- a CDS encoding metal ABC transporter substrate-binding protein, with product MPKKLFRCAKSIRQAVVAAVTATLVLTVAACSGAAGETPDDGRPVVLTTFTVLADVAQNVAGDKLRVESITKPGAEIHGYEPTPGDIRKASAADLILDNGLNLEAWFSQFVEGLDVPHAVVSDGVEIMQIGEDSYQGKPNPHAWMSPVNVQLYVDNMVTAFSKLDPENAAVFEANAAAYKAELQTVKDEMIQKLAGVPESQRALVTCEGAFSYLARDAGLREVYIWAVNAEQQATPQQITRAIEYVKANQVPAVFCESTVSDAPMQQVVGATNAKFGGVLYVDSLSESGGPVPTYLDLIRHDSNLITAALTGASS from the coding sequence ATGCCTAAAAAACTGTTTCGGTGCGCCAAAAGTATTCGTCAGGCTGTTGTGGCCGCCGTCACGGCGACTCTCGTCCTGACGGTGGCGGCCTGCAGCGGCGCGGCCGGCGAGACGCCCGACGACGGGCGGCCGGTGGTGCTGACCACCTTCACGGTGCTCGCCGACGTGGCCCAAAACGTGGCCGGGGACAAGCTGCGGGTCGAATCGATCACCAAGCCCGGCGCCGAAATCCACGGGTATGAGCCCACTCCGGGCGATATCCGGAAAGCCTCCGCAGCGGACCTGATTCTGGACAACGGGCTGAACCTCGAGGCGTGGTTCAGCCAATTCGTGGAAGGGCTGGACGTTCCGCACGCCGTTGTAAGTGATGGCGTGGAAATCATGCAGATCGGCGAAGACTCCTACCAGGGCAAACCGAACCCGCACGCGTGGATGTCCCCGGTAAACGTTCAGCTCTACGTGGACAACATGGTCACGGCGTTCTCGAAACTTGATCCGGAGAATGCCGCCGTGTTCGAGGCCAACGCCGCAGCCTACAAAGCCGAGCTTCAGACGGTGAAGGACGAGATGATCCAGAAGCTCGCCGGCGTCCCGGAGAGCCAGCGGGCACTGGTCACGTGCGAAGGCGCTTTCTCCTATCTGGCGCGTGATGCCGGACTCCGGGAGGTCTATATCTGGGCCGTCAACGCGGAACAGCAGGCGACCCCGCAGCAAATTACCCGGGCCATTGAATATGTGAAAGCCAACCAGGTCCCCGCAGTGTTCTGCGAATCCACCGTCTCGGACGCGCCGATGCAGCAGGTAGTCGGCGCAACAAACGCCAAATTCGGCGGCGTGCTGTACGTGGATTCGCTCTCCGAATCCGGTGGCCCCGTGCCCACGTATCTGGATCTCATCCGGCACGACTCCAATCTCATCACAGCAGCCCTGACGGGAGCCTCATCATGA